The Cylindrospermopsis curvispora GIHE-G1 genome contains a region encoding:
- a CDS encoding class I SAM-dependent methyltransferase, whose product MKKCLNCNSQFESQDWHCPVCNYTPVTIGGNITFAPDLATESEGFDAEFFPQLAKLEAKNFWFRSRNRIIIYAIQHYFPHAQTFLEIGCGTGFVLQGIEKHLPHLTTSGSEIFTEGLKFATERLCKTNLFQMDARNIPFTNEFDIIGAFDVIEHIQQDEDVIRQMYVATRNGGGYNTDGSPASLVMESIGYPCSSFSAVC is encoded by the coding sequence ATGAAAAAATGCTTAAACTGCAATAGCCAATTTGAAAGCCAAGACTGGCATTGTCCCGTATGTAACTATACCCCTGTAACCATAGGAGGAAATATAACCTTTGCACCAGACCTAGCAACCGAAAGTGAAGGATTTGATGCCGAATTTTTCCCCCAACTGGCAAAACTAGAGGCCAAAAACTTCTGGTTTCGTTCTCGCAATCGCATAATAATTTATGCCATCCAACACTACTTCCCTCACGCTCAAACCTTCCTAGAAATCGGTTGCGGAACTGGCTTTGTCCTTCAAGGAATTGAAAAACACCTCCCTCATCTCACTACCTCTGGCAGTGAAATATTTACTGAAGGACTCAAGTTTGCAACTGAGCGCCTATGCAAAACTAATCTTTTTCAAATGGATGCCCGTAATATACCCTTCACCAATGAATTTGATATTATTGGAGCCTTTGATGTTATTGAACACATTCAACAAGATGAAGACGTAATTAGACAAATGTACGTTGCGACCCGAAATGGGGGGGGGTATAATACTGACGGTTCCCCAGCATCCTTGGT
- a CDS encoding EamA family transporter has translation MNHIYILFTILFTVYGQIVIKWQVQLAGAFPQENTEKLQYLIKLLLNPWVISGFACAFIAALSWIAAMTKFQLSYAYPFMSLAFVLVLILSNIFFKEPITMAKSIGMGFIVLGIIFGSRG, from the coding sequence ATGAATCATATTTACATACTCTTTACCATTCTGTTCACAGTTTACGGACAAATTGTCATTAAATGGCAAGTGCAACTGGCTGGAGCATTTCCTCAAGAAAACACGGAAAAACTACAATACTTAATCAAACTATTACTCAATCCCTGGGTAATTAGCGGCTTTGCTTGTGCCTTCATTGCTGCTCTTAGCTGGATTGCTGCCATGACCAAATTTCAACTCAGCTATGCTTACCCATTTATGAGCCTAGCTTTTGTACTCGTGTTAATTTTAAGCAATATCTTCTTTAAAGAACCTATTACCATGGCAAAAAGTATTGGCATGGGTTTTATAGTTTTAGGTATTATTTTTGGTAGTCGGGGATAA
- a CDS encoding methyltransferase domain-containing protein, whose amino-acid sequence MKLPVLPPGTILQHLYLKERLKIIKPGHFLEVGCGKGFISKILLDLGWTGMGCDINPQSLEHCERLNALISQMYLSLI is encoded by the coding sequence ATGAAATTACCAGTTTTACCACCGGGAACTATACTGCAACATCTTTATTTAAAAGAAAGACTAAAGATCATTAAACCAGGCCATTTTTTAGAAGTAGGTTGTGGCAAGGGGTTTATATCCAAAATACTTTTAGATTTAGGGTGGACTGGAATGGGATGTGATATAAATCCGCAATCTCTTGAACATTGTGAAAGACTTAATGCTTTAATATCACAAATGTATCTAAGTTTGATCTAA
- a CDS encoding phytanoyl-CoA dioxygenase family protein, giving the protein MSRLNYYGVLEQHQINDNDLIELAAEEINHLGYTVIDSGYSSRKLEEIAHCFDHVHSSYVEKYGKSFLEKIDEFNGVRLPLAFDKLFLDMALNPIITRLVQSLIKGKFYLNQQNAIINPPGKRYNQDAYHRDLPYQHFTSSRPLAINALFCVDEFTELNGATQVIPCSHKSEKFPSDTYINNHSITVAAAAGSFIVIDCMLFHRGGINNASKARRAINHVFTIPYLKQQINIPNVLGIDFQANDHQREILGYKFQVPSGIDQYLISREGKI; this is encoded by the coding sequence ATGTCTAGACTAAATTACTATGGTGTTTTAGAGCAACATCAGATTAACGATAATGATCTTATCGAGTTAGCAGCAGAGGAAATCAATCATCTTGGCTATACAGTCATTGATTCTGGATATTCCTCACGTAAACTGGAGGAAATTGCTCACTGTTTTGACCATGTTCACTCTTCTTATGTAGAAAAATATGGAAAGTCTTTTCTCGAAAAAATAGATGAGTTTAATGGTGTCAGGTTACCCCTTGCTTTTGATAAACTATTTCTTGACATGGCGTTAAACCCAATTATTACCAGATTAGTTCAATCCTTAATAAAAGGTAAGTTTTACTTAAATCAGCAGAATGCAATCATTAATCCCCCTGGCAAACGTTATAACCAGGATGCCTACCATCGAGACTTACCTTATCAACATTTTACCAGTTCCAGACCTTTAGCTATTAATGCCCTTTTTTGCGTTGATGAGTTCACTGAGTTGAATGGTGCAACGCAGGTAATACCATGCAGCCATAAGTCTGAAAAATTTCCTTCAGATACTTATATTAATAATCACAGCATAACAGTTGCCGCAGCAGCAGGTAGCTTTATTGTTATCGACTGTATGCTGTTTCATAGGGGGGGCATTAATAATGCTTCAAAAGCACGAAGAGCAATTAATCACGTTTTTACTATACCTTACTTAAAACAACAAATTAACATCCCTAATGTTCTTGGTATCGACTTTCAAGCAAATGATCATCAGCGTGAAATTTTGGGGTATAAGTTTCAAGTACCCAGTGGAATAGATCAATATTTGATAAGTAGGGAAGGAAAAATATGA
- a CDS encoding glycoside hydrolase family protein, translating to MTKKILWVKLGLLYASDSSTHHCKLVSHAGNPLAVHLEADIYRIFFSSRDNKNRSSVGAVDIDIVKRKIVQRHFNPFFVHGSEGSFYQDGVSIGNCYQVDGITYMLFMGWQNPSNSHWRGDIGRLIVNPDLTLQLDRETPFLGVDKLDPISLSYPWVLKDDVEGYKMWYGSTVNWDAGNGEMLHVINYAFSTDGHNWQRQGLCVPYEINKAQAFSRPTVIGNSQKGYQMWFSYRSGRGEKYRIGYAFSQDGARWELALESSGISISTEGWDSEMIEYPFVFNHKGEYYMLYNGNGYGKTGFGIAILEEHNTNV from the coding sequence ATGACGAAAAAAATCTTATGGGTAAAACTAGGTCTGTTGTACGCTTCTGACAGTTCTACTCATCATTGCAAACTAGTTTCTCATGCTGGCAATCCCTTAGCTGTTCATCTAGAAGCAGATATATACCGCATATTCTTTAGTAGTAGAGATAATAAAAATAGATCATCAGTAGGTGCCGTAGATATTGACATAGTTAAACGCAAAATTGTCCAAAGGCACTTCAATCCTTTCTTTGTTCATGGCAGTGAAGGTAGTTTTTACCAAGATGGTGTAAGTATCGGAAACTGTTATCAAGTTGATGGTATTACTTATATGTTATTTATGGGGTGGCAAAACCCCAGTAACAGTCACTGGAGAGGCGATATAGGAAGGCTGATTGTCAATCCAGATTTGACATTACAATTGGACAGAGAGACACCTTTTTTGGGTGTGGACAAGCTTGATCCTATTAGCTTATCCTATCCTTGGGTTCTAAAAGATGACGTTGAAGGGTATAAGATGTGGTATGGTTCAACCGTAAATTGGGATGCAGGTAACGGGGAAATGTTACACGTAATTAATTATGCGTTTTCTACAGATGGTCATAATTGGCAGCGTCAAGGATTGTGTGTTCCTTATGAAATTAACAAAGCACAAGCTTTTTCCAGACCAACTGTAATTGGAAATTCACAAAAAGGCTATCAAATGTGGTTTTCTTATAGAAGTGGTAGGGGAGAAAAATACCGTATTGGTTATGCTTTTAGTCAAGATGGTGCGAGGTGGGAACTAGCCTTAGAATCATCTGGAATCAGTATTTCTACTGAAGGTTGGGATTCAGAAATGATTGAATATCCTTTTGTATTTAACCACAAAGGGGAATATTATATGCTTTATAATGGTAACGGCTACGGTAAAACAGGTTTTGGCATAGCAATTCTTGAGGAACATAATACGAATGTCTAG
- a CDS encoding acetyltransferase, with protein sequence MKPVIIFGAGDLAQVSHFYLTHDSDYTVEAFTVDRDYLSTSVFCGLPVVPFEDIEELYSPEKFAMFIAISYTKINAVRAAKYETAKAKGYELISYVSSKATTWPDLSIGENCFILEDNTIQPFVKIGNNVTLWSGNHIGHHATIGDNCFITSHVVISGGVNIGKNCFIGVNATIRDHINIGDKCVIGAGSLVLSNAESEGVYMGTAAERSKVPSKRIKI encoded by the coding sequence ATGAAACCTGTAATTATTTTTGGTGCTGGTGACCTCGCACAGGTCTCACACTTCTACTTAACTCATGATAGTGATTATACAGTAGAGGCTTTTACGGTTGATCGGGATTACCTTTCCACGTCAGTCTTTTGTGGCCTGCCAGTAGTACCTTTTGAGGACATAGAAGAACTATATTCTCCTGAAAAATTTGCCATGTTCATAGCGATTAGCTACACTAAAATCAATGCAGTCAGAGCAGCAAAGTACGAGACTGCAAAAGCAAAAGGTTATGAGCTAATTAGTTATGTTAGTTCCAAAGCGACAACCTGGCCAGATCTGTCAATTGGCGAAAACTGCTTTATTTTGGAGGACAATACTATTCAACCTTTTGTTAAGATTGGTAATAATGTCACCCTGTGGAGCGGTAATCATATTGGGCATCATGCCACAATTGGTGACAATTGCTTTATTACCTCCCATGTGGTAATTTCCGGTGGAGTTAACATTGGTAAAAATTGTTTTATTGGAGTTAATGCAACAATTAGAGACCACATTAATATTGGAGATAAATGTGTAATTGGTGCAGGTTCTTTGGTTCTGTCTAACGCGGAATCTGAAGGTGTTTACATGGGTACAGCTGCTGAGCGTTCCAAAGTGCCTAGTAAGAGAATTAAAATATAG
- a CDS encoding class I SAM-dependent methyltransferase codes for MGRYYTEKFISYGPSPQGADWNSIDSQLLRFKQLLKVCNSQDHFSINDYGCGYGALVNYMNSEKYDFSYFGYDISPEMLEYAKQLYDNYPNVLFSGTRSDLPISDYTVASGIFNVKNSTTDKEWQDYILSTLEDLFTLSQYGFAFNILTRYSDADKMRPNLYYEDPCFLFDYCKTNFSKNVAILHDYNLYEFTVIVRKQ; via the coding sequence GTGGGACGGTACTACACTGAAAAGTTTATTAGTTATGGACCCTCCCCCCAGGGAGCTGATTGGAATTCCATAGATTCCCAGTTGCTCAGATTTAAGCAGTTACTTAAAGTTTGTAATAGTCAAGATCATTTTTCGATTAACGACTATGGTTGTGGATATGGTGCATTAGTAAACTATATGAACAGTGAAAAATATGATTTTAGCTATTTTGGATACGACATATCGCCCGAAATGCTCGAATATGCTAAGCAACTATATGATAATTATCCCAATGTGCTTTTTTCTGGGACCAGATCTGATTTGCCAATTTCAGATTACACAGTAGCTAGTGGGATATTTAACGTCAAAAATAGTACAACTGATAAAGAATGGCAGGACTATATCCTTTCCACTTTGGAAGATTTATTTACTTTAAGTCAATATGGTTTCGCATTTAACATTTTAACTAGATACTCTGATGCTGACAAGATGCGCCCCAATTTATATTATGAAGATCCTTGTTTTTTATTCGACTACTGTAAAACTAACTTCTCTAAAAACGTAGCCATTTTACATGACTACAATCTATATGAGTTTACTGTGATTGTGAGAAAACAATAA
- a CDS encoding glycosyltransferase family 2 protein translates to MYLSIVTTLYCSSPYITEFYKRISTQSLKLTTEYEIIFVNDGSPDDSLDIAIKLYREDKRVTVVDLSRNFGHHKAMMTGLSYAKGDLIFLIDSDLEEEPELLELFFEHYNRLSDVDVVYGVQKVRKGSFFEKVTGNIFYSLFNLISSYPVPTNLITARLMSQRYVKALLEHREREIFLAGLWAITGFEQVPLMVQKHYKGKSNYNFFRKLSIVINSVTSFSNKPLIFVFYLGSVISIISGTAAITLLIRRIFFNVLLAGWPSLIVSIWLLGGLTICCLGIIGIYLAKIFSETKQRPYTIVRSVYESK, encoded by the coding sequence ATGTATTTGTCAATTGTCACAACCCTATACTGTTCATCCCCTTATATTACTGAGTTCTACAAACGTATATCTACACAATCTCTCAAGTTAACTACCGAATACGAAATTATTTTCGTCAACGATGGTTCTCCTGATGATTCACTGGATATTGCCATTAAATTATACAGAGAGGATAAAAGGGTCACAGTGGTAGATCTATCTCGGAATTTTGGACACCATAAAGCCATGATGACGGGTCTATCCTATGCAAAAGGGGATTTAATATTCCTAATCGACTCTGATTTAGAAGAGGAACCAGAATTACTTGAGTTGTTTTTTGAACATTATAATAGACTGTCGGATGTTGATGTAGTATATGGCGTGCAAAAAGTTCGCAAGGGTTCCTTTTTTGAAAAAGTTACAGGAAACATATTTTATAGTCTTTTCAACTTAATATCTAGTTATCCAGTTCCAACCAATTTGATTACTGCTAGATTGATGAGTCAACGCTATGTAAAAGCCCTACTTGAGCATAGAGAAAGAGAAATATTTTTGGCTGGTCTTTGGGCAATCACAGGGTTTGAGCAAGTTCCTTTAATGGTGCAAAAACATTACAAAGGCAAGTCAAATTATAATTTTTTTCGTAAACTTTCTATAGTTATAAACTCTGTCACGTCTTTCAGTAATAAGCCACTAATTTTTGTTTTTTACTTGGGGAGCGTAATTTCGATCATATCAGGGACAGCTGCCATTACTTTACTTATTCGGAGAATATTTTTTAATGTTTTGCTAGCGGGTTGGCCTTCCTTAATTGTTTCGATTTGGTTACTTGGGGGGTTGACAATTTGTTGTTTAGGGATTATTGGAATTTACCTAGCCAAAATTTTCTCTGAAACAAAGCAACGGCCTTACACTATTGTGAGAAGTGTTTATGAATCAAAATAA
- a CDS encoding WbqC family protein, whose translation MKKIAIVQSNYIPWKGYFDLINSVDEFILFDDMQYTKRDWRNRNKIKTNKGLTWLTIPVQVKGKYYQKIKDTEVSDVNWRHEHWKSITYNYTRSNYFKTYQNTFESLYLNCQDIYLSQINYQFIVNICEILGVRTKISWSMDYDIVEGKTERLISLCEQAGGTEYISGPSARDYIDANLFQSSNIKLSYIDYSNYPEYHQLFPPFEHGVSVIDLIFNEGENAKKYMNTFS comes from the coding sequence ATGAAAAAGATTGCTATTGTTCAATCCAACTATATCCCTTGGAAGGGCTATTTTGACTTGATAAATTCCGTAGATGAATTTATTCTGTTTGACGATATGCAATACACAAAAAGAGATTGGCGCAATCGTAATAAAATCAAAACTAATAAAGGCTTAACTTGGTTAACAATTCCAGTGCAGGTTAAAGGTAAGTACTACCAAAAAATTAAGGATACTGAAGTTAGTGACGTAAATTGGAGACATGAACACTGGAAGTCCATCACTTATAATTATACTCGTAGCAACTACTTTAAAACTTATCAAAACACATTTGAGAGCTTATATCTGAACTGTCAGGACATATATCTAAGCCAAATTAATTACCAATTTATAGTAAATATATGTGAGATATTAGGTGTTAGGACGAAAATTTCGTGGTCTATGGACTACGATATAGTCGAGGGTAAAACTGAAAGGTTAATTTCCCTATGTGAGCAGGCGGGGGGTACGGAGTACATTTCTGGTCCGTCTGCTCGCGACTACATTGATGCTAACTTGTTTCAGAGTTCAAATATCAAATTAAGTTACATCGACTATTCCAACTACCCAGAATACCATCAGCTGTTTCCACCTTTTGAACATGGTGTAAGCGTAATTGACCTCATCTTTAATGAAGGGGAAAATGCTAAAAAATACATGAATACCTTTAGCTAA
- a CDS encoding glycosyltransferase, with the protein MPHLSVVIPVYKAEGCLGVLYERLKHSLEQITQDFEIILVEDCGGDRSWDIILELAQKDSRVRGRKCCQVDKFPLLTETRPAFC; encoded by the coding sequence ATGCCTCATTTATCTGTTGTTATTCCAGTGTATAAAGCTGAGGGATGTCTTGGCGTTCTCTATGAGAGGTTAAAACATTCCTTGGAGCAAATCACCCAAGACTTTGAAATTATTTTAGTAGAAGATTGTGGGGGCGATCGCTCTTGGGATATTATATTAGAATTGGCTCAAAAAGATAGTAGGGTGAGGGGTAGAAAATGCTGTCAAGTGGACAAATTTCCGTTGTTAACGGAAACGCGACCGGCTTTTTGTTAA
- a CDS encoding FAD-dependent oxidoreductase, whose translation MTKSCDILIVGGGIVGLATAFRILQSRPDLRLVLLEKESTLAKHQTGNNSGVIHSGLYYRPGSLKALNCIAGYRQLLTFCQDEGIPHEICGKVVVATNEKELPQLEMLYHRGIANGLDGIRWLTSQEISDVEPHCVGLRGIRVPQTGIVDYKAVAIRYGEKIREAGAEIFLSESVKDMVVNSSGVEIISDHHTWSTKFLVVCAGLQSDRLALKSNPNLPVRIIPLEGIETIIHLANIANDPSVDLNPSLSWEVNVLAAQQLADRAVRVGVKQFLYASSGSVYGVKEEPQVTEDLPLVPISVYNKTKMVAERVLLSYQDAFQVHCIRPATVCGFSPRMRLDVSVNMLTFQALKNGKITVFGGQQTRPNIHIQDMVNVYRHFLAHPELPTGCYNAGFENISILEIAERVQKRVLAEIVVTESNDPRSYRQNSDKLVTTGFSPQYSVDDAIEEIIAKYQSGELVESDRCYTVRWMKQLNL comes from the coding sequence ATGACCAAATCCTGTGACATCTTAATAGTCGGAGGTGGTATTGTCGGTTTGGCTACAGCCTTCCGTATATTGCAATCCCGTCCCGATCTCCGATTAGTCCTCCTAGAAAAGGAATCCACCCTGGCCAAACATCAAACTGGCAATAATAGCGGTGTCATTCACTCCGGTCTCTATTATCGTCCCGGTTCCCTAAAAGCTCTTAATTGTATAGCAGGCTATCGCCAACTCCTCACCTTTTGCCAAGATGAAGGAATCCCCCATGAGATTTGCGGTAAGGTGGTGGTCGCCACCAACGAGAAAGAACTCCCCCAACTGGAAATGCTCTACCATAGGGGAATAGCTAATGGTTTAGATGGAATACGGTGGTTAACCTCCCAGGAAATTTCTGATGTTGAACCTCATTGTGTGGGTTTACGGGGAATTAGGGTTCCTCAAACTGGTATTGTGGATTACAAGGCTGTGGCTATTAGGTATGGGGAAAAAATCCGGGAAGCAGGTGCGGAAATTTTCCTAAGTGAATCGGTGAAGGATATGGTAGTCAATTCTTCTGGTGTGGAGATCATTAGTGATCATCACACTTGGTCTACTAAGTTTTTAGTGGTTTGTGCCGGTTTACAGTCTGACCGGTTGGCATTGAAAAGCAATCCTAACTTGCCTGTGCGCATTATTCCTTTAGAGGGGATAGAAACAATTATTCATTTGGCGAATATTGCTAATGATCCTAGTGTGGATCTGAACCCGTCCCTGTCCTGGGAGGTAAATGTGTTAGCAGCTCAGCAGTTGGCGGATAGAGCAGTGCGGGTGGGGGTAAAGCAGTTTTTGTATGCCAGTTCGGGGAGTGTTTATGGGGTAAAGGAGGAACCCCAGGTAACGGAGGATTTACCATTGGTGCCAATTTCGGTGTATAACAAGACCAAGATGGTGGCGGAAAGGGTGTTGTTAAGTTACCAGGATGCTTTTCAGGTTCATTGTATTCGACCTGCTACTGTGTGCGGGTTTTCCCCTCGCATGAGATTGGATGTAAGTGTGAACATGTTGACTTTTCAGGCGTTGAAGAACGGTAAGATAACTGTATTTGGGGGTCAGCAGACCCGACCCAATATCCACATTCAGGATATGGTGAATGTCTATCGCCATTTTTTAGCTCATCCTGAGTTGCCAACGGGTTGCTACAATGCGGGATTTGAGAATATTTCCATTTTGGAAATTGCGGAGCGGGTGCAAAAAAGGGTGTTGGCGGAAATCGTGGTGACTGAATCTAATGACCCCCGCTCCTACAGGCAAAATTCTGATAAGTTGGTGACTACGGGGTTTAGTCCTCAGTATTCGGTGGATGATGCTATTGAGGAGATTATTGCTAAGTATCAATCAGGGGAATTGGTGGAGAGCGATCGCTGTTATACTGTGAGATGGATGAAGCAGTTGAATCTTTGA
- a CDS encoding helix-turn-helix domain-containing protein, with protein MPKPYSIDLRNRVIVAWVAREGSQRQLAERFKVSLSFVRNLVRRYRETGQVEPKQCGGYEKPIIAGEYLNMIKSWLDEKNDLLLSELCDRLRETTGTSVSITTMHRALEKLGLRHKKKV; from the coding sequence ATGCCAAAACCTTATTCAATAGATTTGCGTAATCGCGTGATTGTAGCATGGGTTGCTCGAGAGGGATCTCAACGCCAGTTGGCAGAAAGATTCAAGGTCAGCTTATCATTTGTGAGAAATTTAGTACGTCGTTATCGTGAAACTGGGCAAGTTGAGCCAAAGCAATGTGGAGGATATGAAAAGCCTATAATTGCAGGCGAATATTTAAACATGATCAAGTCTTGGCTGGATGAGAAAAATGATTTACTACTTTCAGAATTGTGCGATCGCCTGAGAGAAACGACGGGCACTAGTGTTAGTATCACAACCATGCATCGAGCCTTAGAAAAGTTGGGTCTACGTCATAAAAAAAAAGTCTAA
- a CDS encoding IS630 family transposase has product MFLDESGINLGMSRLFARSQDGQRAIGSVPGNKGKNISLIGALNIDGILAAMTVEGSTNTEVFVTYVNQVLVPQLWKGAIVVMDNLKVHYAERVRLSIESVGAKVKFLPPYSPDLSPIELCWSKLKQFLRSREARTLEALNEAMTSAVNYITAEDALNWFNHCGLFT; this is encoded by the coding sequence GTGTTTTTAGATGAATCGGGGATAAATTTAGGGATGTCAAGGTTGTTTGCCAGAAGCCAAGATGGACAAAGAGCAATTGGTAGCGTACCAGGAAACAAGGGCAAAAATATTTCTCTGATTGGTGCTTTAAATATAGATGGAATTCTGGCAGCAATGACTGTAGAGGGAAGCACAAATACAGAAGTATTTGTCACTTATGTAAATCAGGTTTTAGTACCTCAATTATGGAAAGGGGCTATTGTTGTTATGGATAATTTAAAGGTTCATTATGCCGAGCGCGTGAGATTGTCAATTGAATCAGTCGGTGCAAAAGTTAAGTTTTTACCCCCCTATTCTCCAGACTTATCTCCGATAGAATTGTGTTGGTCAAAATTAAAGCAATTTCTCCGTAGTCGGGAGGCACGAACATTAGAAGCCCTAAATGAGGCCATGACAAGTGCAGTAAATTATATTACAGCAGAGGATGCGCTTAATTGGTTCAATCATTGTGGTTTATTTACATGA
- a CDS encoding DUF4351 domain-containing protein codes for MAKKSDIGGKRLIGLSPQAWGRWVTGDKTIKVQEIINSELQWIERESDVLLKAHSPECGDFILLNELQLRHDAKMPRRMRAYAALVEEKYGLLVYPVVVNILQPGSTEIIPSHYQSEIMGCRAYQDYRVINLWEIEAETVFEQNLSSLLPFVPILKGGNSEVNLRQALLSLRKNEVLGDLEPLLSFFASFVFDIPLVQQMMRWDMTVLRESPWYNEILKEGLQKGLQKGLQEGELRGEQRGRQEGRQEGQRKIILLLLNHKFDGIELPLVERINRLSLEQLEAMGESLLDFRQISDLEAWLKDAEKSNDLKPQVDIQNGNQLDV; via the coding sequence ATGGCAAAAAAATCAGATATTGGCGGTAAACGTTTAATTGGACTTAGTCCACAGGCTTGGGGGCGTTGGGTCACGGGGGATAAAACCATCAAAGTTCAGGAAATTATTAACAGTGAACTTCAATGGATCGAGCGAGAAAGTGATGTTTTGCTCAAGGCCCATAGTCCTGAGTGTGGCGATTTTATTCTGCTGAATGAGCTACAACTGCGCCATGATGCTAAGATGCCCCGACGGATGCGAGCTTACGCTGCTCTAGTAGAGGAAAAGTATGGGCTACTAGTCTATCCAGTAGTCGTCAATATTCTTCAACCTGGGTCGACGGAGATAATTCCCAGCCATTATCAGTCGGAAATTATGGGCTGTAGGGCCTATCAGGACTATCGGGTGATTAATTTGTGGGAGATTGAGGCGGAGACGGTGTTTGAGCAAAATCTGTCTTCCTTGCTACCGTTTGTCCCAATTTTGAAGGGGGGTAATAGTGAGGTAAATCTCCGTCAGGCTCTACTCAGTCTTCGCAAGAATGAAGTGTTGGGGGATTTGGAGCCGTTGTTGTCTTTTTTTGCTAGCTTTGTATTTGATATCCCTTTAGTGCAACAAATGATGAGGTGGGACATGACGGTATTACGGGAATCGCCCTGGTACAACGAAATTCTTAAGGAAGGTCTTCAGAAAGGTCTTCAGAAAGGTCTTCAGGAAGGCGAACTTCGAGGAGAACAACGTGGAAGACAAGAAGGAAGACAAGAAGGACAGCGAAAGATAATATTACTGTTGCTGAATCACAAGTTTGATGGAATTGAGTTACCTCTGGTGGAAAGGATAAACAGACTATCATTAGAGCAATTAGAAGCAATGGGTGAATCTTTACTGGATTTTAGACAGATTTCTGATTTAGAAGCATGGTTAAAAGACGCAGAAAAATCCAATGATCTAAAACCACAAGTTGATATCCAAAATGGCAATCAACTGGATGTGTAA
- a CDS encoding DUF4351 domain-containing protein, whose translation MLVFDPPTGTVTRFTLARAMLNEGYYEIAKDELVDQITRDFGSLSAEQEQKIRALSITALDELEAALWDLDRMADLDRFLAQLA comes from the coding sequence ATGCTTGTTTTCGATCCCCCTACTGGTACTGTAACTCGTTTTACCCTGGCAAGGGCAATGTTGAATGAAGGCTACTATGAAATAGCTAAAGACGAGCTTGTGGATCAAATAACCCGAGATTTCGGCAGTTTGTCGGCGGAACAAGAACAAAAAATCCGCGCCTTGTCGATCACCGCCTTGGATGAATTGGAAGCGGCATTGTGGGATTTGGACAGGATGGCCGACTTGGATAGGTTTTTGGCGCAGTTGGCATAG
- a CDS encoding type II toxin-antitoxin system HicB family antitoxin — MNNSKQIYNYTVILEKEEHGGYCYYAFCPILKGCHSQGDSFKVIEKLGFHLDRQKGSHAFTRILYAI; from the coding sequence ATGAACAACAGCAAACAAATTTACAATTACACCGTCATTCTCGAAAAGGAAGAACATGGAGGCTATTGCTATTATGCCTTTTGCCCGATTCTCAAAGGCTGTCATTCTCAAGGAGACAGTTTTAAGGTGATTGAAAAATTAGGCTTTCATCTCGATCGGCAAAAAGGTAGTCATGCATTTACAAGAATATTATATGCCATATAG
- a CDS encoding DUF4351 domain-containing protein, with product MEWRSPLEALAESLLDFRQISDLEAWLKDSQKSKDLKPQVDMQNGNQLDV from the coding sequence ATAGAATGGCGATCGCCATTAGAAGCACTGGCTGAATCTTTACTGGACTTTAGACAGATTTCTGATTTAGAAGCATGGTTAAAAGATTCACAAAAATCCAAGGATCTAAAACCACAAGTTGATATGCAAAATGGCAATCAACTAGATGTGTAA